In the genome of Massilibacillus massiliensis, one region contains:
- a CDS encoding LamG domain-containing protein, with the protein MSATKKLNLRLMEDSDIFAGETINNIVSDIDDKVLGIGHETSKMHFESWKANTDYQADHLVRVNDIPSWGVWECVTPGTSGNTPPAGTVEEMNFTDGTVVWKLRKLVNEGVTIHNKLNGRGVDNAHPISAITGLQVLLDSLITSVDARAYTDTKIADLIDGAPEALDTLKEIADALADDDNVISAIMVILDKKVDKVSGKDLSTNDYIDTDKAKVDKISEDTSGNFMYNGRVIVGGAEEWQPSTFYAKNQLLTFENLLYRTKNNHTSGTVFTPAMYDLITIGYIDDWKPNHFYNIHEVAIQGTSIIRCVTAHTSETDYNNVENNYWEVIASKGAVISAWKPQAQYGIDEAVVYNDMIYLSNLQQVSSNSFADDMQPGSEKWRSLNSGGSAGALKQVTKLGVVGSTLVEIIINNPLTFNLPPVEILKFAPGLQDQIINQFDFSSGDGSKFTVDGVDANTNKYVTFDGTVRLNKRYEYKMTKVDSFTGPGQYSEDTTIDDTEFKLVDSADISGGLVGTVLVNMRFNDSGVNDIKNTWTNSGVTFNEPGVFGGRAAFFGATGVGKYFTLSSGNISDFNFGSGDFTISFWNKRTGMSIGSRSWSIVLGGTNSQNTIQLSDDTQFNKLTIRIGSSNNGFVDKVPNPTAQWNHIAFTRQGGINRVFVNGAQVGTFTNSNVLAFGSSLYVGHWNGDSREGTNSTIGYLDDLVVVKGKALWTADFTPPTDYLIEDNYWLARVETEGGGIDDNVVVMMHCNDSSFTDIVDNISSDVNSGVTVNTENYKFGEGSLNISPTTYLNRTLKIPFISGYPGTSTEYYTIDFWMNFKSYSNGSRNLILELAGLYYLYFMNYSTYGLCLMLGVRDTYFGTGSNAGIHNAVNLHENQWLNRVPLHTWNHFAIDLYVSNGILRFQIRINGQIVGNGNASEKRPSRENITNVVFGARTSSFWNVGGFVSADCYIDEFRISSKERWAINTTFTPPTSQYSFVEGYYSNKPGNWSYLGIPSTDAELVSLFNNYGTDICPTQKELEQLGIGSARPRRCCYQGEPDSELPDIILPDIILNAVPKDKLIILKELLLLDSFEGIDQVNLVTNTANNLSLLHFNDDFTDETGRAWTTVGTPTVSANHSKFGGKSFQITLGNYLTAPNTDFLFGADNFTIDFQIYAESNTDSGSIFRYGSGNTTQVTPFHLYLDGGRIRLYMSFNNSSWGIGPIYSPNINLNQFNHVALVRNGSNIDCYLNGVSFYHLVSSLPFVNTNIGTGFPVTVGVFDVNGNVYLDEFRVTRGLARWTADFVPPVVQGMIDSSNIRFMVTTDLQHYKVFNFSTNSWEDIENFDELKTVGISYDKMSSIQRDKWDELTVGNFKGIGFAFLLGEELYESTAAIDSLSMQVDMKGSWDKAIHGTDYIYGYPRNNLLRVTLKTDGDYKINYSEGQKMI; encoded by the coding sequence ATGTCAGCAACCAAGAAATTAAACCTTCGATTAATGGAAGATAGCGATATTTTCGCAGGAGAAACAATCAATAATATTGTCTCAGATATCGATGATAAAGTTTTAGGAATTGGACATGAAACAAGTAAAATGCACTTTGAATCATGGAAGGCAAATACAGATTACCAAGCTGACCATCTTGTCAGAGTAAACGATATTCCGAGTTGGGGAGTATGGGAATGCGTAACACCCGGCACAAGTGGAAATACGCCGCCAGCAGGTACCGTCGAAGAAATGAACTTTACTGACGGTACTGTTGTATGGAAACTTAGAAAGCTTGTCAATGAAGGTGTAACTATACACAACAAATTAAATGGTCGTGGTGTGGATAATGCGCACCCAATTAGCGCAATTACAGGATTGCAAGTATTATTAGATTCTTTAATAACCTCAGTAGATGCGAGAGCCTATACAGATACAAAAATAGCTGATTTGATTGATGGCGCGCCGGAAGCACTTGATACGTTAAAAGAAATTGCAGATGCATTAGCCGATGATGATAATGTTATTTCTGCGATCATGGTAATATTGGACAAAAAAGTAGATAAAGTGTCAGGGAAGGACTTGTCTACGAATGATTATATTGATACCGATAAAGCTAAGGTAGATAAAATTAGTGAAGATACAAGTGGAAATTTTATGTATAACGGTAGAGTTATAGTAGGGGGTGCAGAAGAATGGCAACCAAGTACTTTCTATGCAAAAAATCAATTATTGACATTTGAAAATTTATTATATAGAACAAAAAATAATCATACAAGCGGCACAGTATTTACTCCTGCAATGTATGATCTAATAACAATTGGCTATATTGATGATTGGAAACCAAACCATTTTTATAATATTCATGAAGTTGCTATACAGGGAACAAGTATTATTAGATGTGTAACAGCCCATACAAGTGAGACTGATTATAATAATGTTGAAAATAATTATTGGGAAGTGATTGCAAGTAAGGGCGCTGTTATATCTGCTTGGAAACCCCAAGCTCAGTATGGGATTGATGAAGCTGTTGTTTATAATGATATGATCTATTTGTCTAACTTACAGCAGGTATCTAGCAATAGTTTTGCAGATGATATGCAACCTGGTAGTGAAAAATGGAGATCATTAAATAGTGGCGGATCGGCAGGAGCGCTTAAACAGGTAACTAAATTAGGTGTAGTCGGGAGTACCTTAGTTGAAATTATAATTAATAACCCCTTAACGTTTAATTTACCGCCTGTAGAAATTCTGAAATTTGCGCCTGGTTTGCAGGATCAGATCATTAATCAGTTTGATTTTTCGTCAGGGGATGGTAGTAAATTTACAGTTGATGGCGTAGACGCCAACACGAATAAATATGTAACTTTTGATGGAACTGTTAGATTGAATAAGCGATATGAATATAAAATGACAAAAGTGGATTCATTCACAGGCCCGGGGCAGTATTCAGAAGACACTACCATTGATGATACAGAATTTAAATTAGTTGATTCTGCGGATATTAGTGGGGGATTAGTTGGAACAGTTTTAGTTAATATGAGATTTAACGATTCCGGGGTAAATGATATAAAAAACACGTGGACTAATAGTGGTGTAACTTTTAATGAACCGGGAGTGTTCGGTGGCAGGGCCGCATTTTTTGGGGCTACAGGTGTGGGTAAATATTTTACTTTGTCTTCTGGAAACATAAGTGATTTTAATTTTGGATCAGGAGATTTTACAATATCTTTTTGGAATAAAAGAACAGGAATGTCTATTGGTAGTAGAAGCTGGAGTATTGTGCTAGGGGGAACAAATTCTCAAAATACAATACAGTTAAGTGATGATACACAATTCAACAAGTTAACTATTAGAATAGGATCAAGCAATAATGGTTTTGTTGATAAGGTACCAAACCCAACAGCACAGTGGAATCATATTGCTTTTACGCGACAAGGGGGAATCAATCGTGTATTTGTTAATGGTGCTCAGGTAGGAACTTTCACAAATAGCAATGTTCTAGCATTTGGTAGTTCCTTATATGTCGGACATTGGAATGGTGACTCTCGTGAGGGCACAAATAGTACTATTGGTTATTTAGATGATCTAGTTGTTGTAAAAGGTAAGGCTTTATGGACAGCAGATTTTACACCACCCACGGATTATTTAATAGAGGATAATTATTGGTTAGCGAGAGTAGAGACTGAAGGCGGTGGTATTGATGACAATGTTGTGGTAATGATGCATTGTAACGATTCTTCTTTTACTGATATTGTAGACAATATATCATCTGATGTTAATAGTGGTGTGACAGTAAACACTGAAAATTATAAATTTGGAGAAGGAAGTTTAAATATATCCCCAACTACTTATTTAAATAGAACGCTAAAAATACCTTTTATATCTGGGTATCCCGGGACATCCACTGAATATTACACGATTGATTTTTGGATGAATTTTAAATCATATTCTAATGGCTCTAGGAATCTTATTTTGGAATTAGCAGGCCTGTATTATTTGTACTTTATGAATTATAGTACGTATGGGTTATGCTTAATGTTAGGGGTGAGGGATACTTATTTTGGTACAGGATCAAATGCTGGTATTCATAATGCTGTGAACCTACATGAAAATCAGTGGTTAAATAGGGTTCCTTTACACACATGGAATCATTTTGCTATTGATCTTTATGTAAGTAATGGCATATTAAGGTTTCAAATTAGAATAAATGGTCAAATAGTAGGAAATGGAAATGCTTCTGAAAAGCGTCCCTCACGTGAGAACATTACTAATGTTGTTTTTGGTGCAAGAACATCCTCATTTTGGAATGTTGGTGGATTTGTTTCAGCAGATTGCTATATCGATGAATTTAGAATTTCTTCCAAGGAAAGATGGGCTATAAACACTACCTTTACTCCTCCCACAAGTCAATACTCTTTTGTAGAGGGGTATTATAGTAACAAGCCTGGTAATTGGAGTTATCTTGGTATACCTTCTACTGATGCTGAATTAGTTTCTTTATTTAATAACTACGGAACAGACATATGCCCAACTCAAAAAGAGTTAGAACAATTAGGCATAGGTTCTGCAAGGCCAAGAAGGTGTTGTTACCAAGGAGAGCCTGATTCTGAGTTACCAGACATTATATTACCAGACATTATATTAAATGCAGTGCCTAAGGATAAATTAATAATTCTTAAAGAATTACTTTTATTAGATAGTTTTGAAGGGATAGATCAAGTTAATCTAGTAACTAATACAGCTAATAATTTGTCTTTGCTTCATTTTAATGATGATTTTACAGATGAAACAGGGAGGGCATGGACAACGGTTGGTACACCAACTGTTTCCGCTAATCATAGTAAGTTTGGAGGTAAGAGTTTTCAAATTACTCTTGGAAATTATTTAACTGCACCTAACACTGATTTTTTATTTGGGGCAGATAATTTTACTATTGATTTTCAAATATACGCAGAATCAAATACTGACTCTGGGTCAATTTTTAGATATGGTTCTGGTAATACTACTCAAGTAACCCCATTCCATTTATATCTTGATGGAGGAAGAATTAGGCTATATATGTCTTTTAACAATTCTTCTTGGGGCATAGGTCCAATTTATTCACCAAACATAAATTTAAATCAATTTAATCATGTTGCATTGGTCAGAAATGGTTCAAATATTGATTGTTATTTAAATGGTGTTAGTTTCTATCATCTTGTATCTAGTTTACCTTTTGTTAATACAAACATAGGTACGGGTTTTCCCGTTACTGTTGGTGTTTTTGATGTTAATGGTAATGTCTATCTTGATGAGTTTAGAGTGACAAGGGGATTGGCAAGGTGGACAGCTGATTTTGTTCCTCCTGTAGTGCAAGGAATGATTGATTCCTCTAATATAAGATTTATGGTAACAACAGATTTACAGCACTATAAAGTATTTAATTTTTCAACTAATTCGTGGGAGGATATTGAAAATTTTGATGAGTTAAAAACAGTTGGAATTAGTTATGATAAGATGTCAAGTATTCAACGAGATAAATGGGATGAATTAACTGTAGGTAATTTTAAGGGGATTGGATTCGCTTTTCTGCTCGGAGAAGAACTTTATGAATCTACAGCAGCAATAGATAGTTTATCCATGCAGGTAGATATGAAAGGTTCGTGGGACAAAGCAATACATGGCACAGATTATATTTACGGATATCCTAGGAATAATCTGTTGAGGGTTACATTGAAAACCGACGGTGATTACAAGATAAATTATAGTGAAGGACAAAAGATGATTTAA
- a CDS encoding phage holin family protein — translation MVILNFNELWISICKAFHGLLDAWVIKAMIAFVVPILTGIHGSALTAFVTLVFIDLLTRWIAICYEHLSENAQSTDLFSCITDIPKAIREGYINSNAMKHRFTGKILVYVILTIVAVKADELIVISSESPVLLKATWVYLAITEAISILENLRDAGIEQANDLLNFLRDKASLTLNKFKNR, via the coding sequence GTGGTTATTTTGAATTTTAATGAGTTATGGATATCAATATGTAAGGCGTTTCATGGACTGTTAGACGCATGGGTGATCAAAGCAATGATCGCTTTTGTGGTACCGATTTTAACCGGCATTCACGGCAGCGCTTTAACTGCGTTTGTTACATTAGTATTTATTGATTTACTAACGAGATGGATCGCAATCTGTTACGAGCACTTGTCTGAAAATGCGCAATCAACCGATTTATTTAGCTGTATAACAGATATACCAAAAGCAATTCGTGAAGGGTATATTAACAGCAATGCGATGAAACATCGTTTTACTGGGAAAATCTTAGTATACGTAATCTTAACAATTGTTGCAGTCAAGGCAGACGAATTAATTGTTATATCATCTGAAAGCCCTGTTCTGCTAAAAGCTACATGGGTGTACTTAGCTATCACCGAAGCAATAAGTATTCTTGAGAATCTTCGTGATGCAGGGATAGAGCAGGCAAATGATTTACTTAATTTCTTACGTGACAAAGCAAGTCTTACTTTAAATAAATTTAAAAACAGATAG
- a CDS encoding N-acetylmuramoyl-L-alanine amidase family protein — protein sequence MKICINAGHCPGLDSGAVGTFLQEADVVKNIAEIVCSDLEAVGYEVLFVQENELADITNASNSFGADLFVSIHCNAAANLSAQGTETFCYRSGSEGESLASYIQNQVVNSLGTVDRGVKYSQGLYVLKHTDCPAVLVETAFISNYDDEQLLANRQADFAHAIARGVTDYFA from the coding sequence ATGAAAATTTGTATTAATGCAGGGCATTGCCCTGGTCTAGATAGTGGTGCAGTAGGAACATTTCTACAGGAGGCAGATGTAGTAAAAAACATTGCAGAGATCGTATGTAGCGACTTAGAAGCGGTTGGCTATGAAGTTTTATTCGTACAAGAAAATGAGCTTGCAGATATCACGAATGCCAGCAATTCATTTGGTGCTGATCTGTTTGTATCAATTCATTGTAATGCAGCAGCAAATTTATCAGCACAGGGGACAGAAACGTTTTGTTATAGGTCAGGCAGTGAAGGTGAATCCTTAGCTTCTTATATTCAAAATCAAGTTGTAAATTCACTGGGTACTGTCGATCGCGGGGTCAAATACTCGCAAGGGTTATATGTTTTAAAACATACAGACTGCCCAGCTGTGTTAGTTGAAACTGCATTTATCAGTAACTATGACGATGAACAATTGCTTGCGAATAGACAAGCTGATTTTGCGCATGCAATTGCAAGAGGCGTGACCGATTATTTTGCATAA
- a CDS encoding LamG domain-containing protein, whose protein sequence is MYKLDEYTVSLLHFNEDFKDETGKVWTANGSPVISADQSKFGGKSLYLDGSSYLTTPYSDHFNFGTDDFTIDWWEYRKGTSSANQVILGSSNTNGVLKRVFSIGHSGDITSHGDVTWWMSSNGTTWDIASGRPMGSAIFGAWTHYALVRHSGTFYAFQNGILKDSLNNSSTVFSSDETINIGLYKAAQFFNGYIDELRISKGIARWTENFDPEPVKKNCLLRITMNDSSEREYELSISEVEAFITWCNRTVDTGDAYYVFDKTVGLQNSKEYLFFEKIISFEVIEIS, encoded by the coding sequence ATGTATAAATTAGACGAATATACAGTATCTTTATTACATTTTAATGAGGATTTTAAGGATGAAACGGGGAAGGTTTGGACGGCTAATGGGAGTCCGGTAATATCAGCGGATCAAAGTAAGTTTGGTGGGAAAAGTTTATATTTGGATGGGAGTAGCTATTTGACAACTCCGTATTCCGATCATTTTAATTTTGGCACCGACGATTTTACTATTGATTGGTGGGAATATAGAAAGGGTACTTCAAGTGCTAATCAAGTAATTCTTGGGAGTAGTAATACTAATGGGGTTCTTAAGCGTGTTTTTTCTATTGGGCATAGTGGCGATATTACAAGTCATGGTGATGTAACATGGTGGATGTCATCTAATGGGACAACATGGGATATAGCATCAGGTAGACCAATGGGAAGTGCTATTTTTGGTGCATGGACACATTATGCATTGGTTCGTCATTCTGGAACTTTTTATGCTTTTCAAAATGGTATTTTAAAAGATAGTTTAAATAATTCATCAACAGTATTCAGTTCTGATGAGACTATAAATATTGGTTTATATAAAGCAGCGCAATTTTTCAATGGCTATATTGATGAGCTTCGTATTTCAAAAGGAATTGCTCGTTGGACAGAAAATTTTGATCCAGAACCAGTTAAAAAGAATTGTTTATTGCGTATTACAATGAATGATTCCAGTGAACGTGAGTACGAATTAAGTATTTCTGAGGTAGAAGCCTTTATTACTTGGTGTAATCGTACTGTTGATACGGGAGACGCATATTATGTATTCGATAAAACGGTTGGTTTGCAAAACAGTAAAGAATATTTGTTCTTCGAAAAGATCATTAGTTTCGAGGTAATTGAAATCTCATAA
- a CDS encoding gp53-like domain-containing protein translates to MSRTVNVNEEFVVVSEGKKDIGKFAVLGNDGKFDPSVVPEIENLQEQITKEVTERTKADKELQKQIEAEAAARTDADTKLQDNIDMETKERKEADKNLEDKLNAEITDRINENRKLQEAIDVEANARSSADKDLQDQISKEVVARTTGDSELQLKLDEESKTRGIAEQQLQDQINKEVTDRSNADEKIQEDLQAEVSARVKTDENLQEQINTLSQMGSVTGSLTDHGWTKLPNGLIFQWGKGGTEEWTTINFPVPFPNKCVSVEVNTIASGKSSSGLDYVYNVSNVSFSALSWKNQEYYWFAVGF, encoded by the coding sequence ATGAGTAGAACAGTAAATGTGAATGAGGAATTTGTAGTTGTTTCAGAAGGGAAAAAAGACATTGGCAAATTTGCGGTATTAGGGAATGATGGTAAATTTGATCCAAGTGTCGTTCCAGAGATTGAGAATTTACAAGAACAAATTACAAAGGAAGTTACAGAAAGAACGAAAGCAGATAAAGAGCTTCAAAAACAGATCGAGGCAGAAGCAGCGGCTCGTACAGACGCTGATACTAAACTGCAAGACAATATTGATATGGAAACAAAAGAAAGAAAAGAAGCCGATAAAAATTTAGAGGACAAGCTTAATGCGGAAATCACTGATCGTATCAACGAAAATAGAAAGTTACAGGAAGCTATTGACGTTGAAGCGAATGCAAGGAGCTCAGCAGATAAAGATCTTCAAGATCAAATTTCTAAAGAAGTTGTAGCAAGAACCACCGGGGATTCAGAATTACAATTGAAATTGGATGAGGAGTCTAAAACGAGAGGAATAGCAGAGCAGCAGTTACAAGATCAAATTAATAAAGAGGTTACAGATCGCAGTAATGCAGATGAAAAAATACAAGAAGATCTCCAGGCAGAAGTTAGTGCCAGAGTTAAAACAGATGAAAATTTACAAGAGCAAATTAATACTTTATCTCAGATGGGGAGTGTAACTGGTAGTCTAACTGATCATGGCTGGACTAAGTTGCCAAATGGTTTGATTTTTCAATGGGGTAAAGGTGGAACTGAGGAGTGGACGACAATCAATTTTCCTGTTCCTTTTCCGAATAAATGCGTTAGCGTCGAAGTTAATACAATTGCGTCGGGGAAATCATCGAGTGGGTTAGATTATGTTTATAATGTATCAAATGTTAGTTTTTCTGCGTTAAGTTGGAAAAATCAAGAGTATTATTGGTTTGCTGTTGGATTCTAA
- a CDS encoding phage holin family protein gives MIILNFNEVWISICKAIQGLLDVWVIKAMIAFVVPILTGIHGSALTAFVTLVFIDLLTRWIAICYEHLSENAQSTDLFSCITDIPKAIREGYINSNAMKHRFTGKILVYVILTIVAVKADELIVVSDENPVLLKATWVYLAITEAISILENLRDAGIEQANDLLNFLRDKASLTLNKFKNR, from the coding sequence GTGATTATTTTGAACTTTAATGAAGTATGGATATCGATATGTAAAGCGATTCAAGGATTGCTGGATGTATGGGTGATCAAAGCAATGATTGCTTTTGTAGTACCGATTTTAACCGGTATTCACGGCAGCGCTTTAACTGCGTTTGTTACATTAGTATTTATTGATTTGCTAACAAGATGGATCGCAATCTGTTACGAGCACTTATCTGAAAATGCGCAATCAACCGATTTATTTAGCTGTATAACAGATATACCAAAAGCAATTCGTGAAGGGTATATTAACAGTAATGCTATGAAGCATCGTTTTACTGGGAAAATCTTAGTATACGTAATCTTAACAATTGTCGCAGTCAAGGCAGATGAATTAATCGTTGTTTCAGATGAAAACCCTGTCTTGTTAAAAGCTACATGGGTGTACTTAGCTATCACCGAAGCAATCAGTATCCTTGAGAATCTTCGTGATGCAGGGATAGAACAGGCAAATGATTTACTTAATTTCTTACGTGACAAAGCAAGTCTTACTTTAAATAAATTTAAAAACAGATAG
- a CDS encoding N-acetylmuramoyl-L-alanine amidase family protein, whose product MKICINAGHYPGLDSGAVGTFLQEADVVKNIGEIVCRDLEAVGYEVLFVQENELADITSASNSFGADLFVSIHCNAATNKTAKGTETFCYRQGSEGESLASYIQNQIVNSLGTVDRGVKYSQGLYVLKHTECPAVLVETAFISNYDDEQLLANRQADFAHAIARGVTDYFA is encoded by the coding sequence ATGAAAATTTGTATTAATGCAGGGCATTACCCTGGTCTAGATAGCGGCGCAGTAGGAACCTTTCTGCAGGAGGCAGACGTAGTGAAAAATATAGGAGAAATCGTATGTAGGGACCTAGAAGCAGTTGGTTATGAAGTTTTATTCGTACAAGAAAATGAGCTTGCAGATATCACGAGTGCCAGCAATTCATTTGGTGCCGATCTGTTTGTATCAATTCACTGTAATGCGGCAACGAATAAAACTGCAAAAGGAACAGAAACGTTTTGTTATAGACAAGGCAGTGAAGGTGAATCCTTAGCTTCTTACATTCAAAATCAAATTGTAAATTCACTTGGTACTGTCGATCGCGGAGTCAAATACTCGCAGGGTTTATATGTTTTAAAACATACAGAATGTCCAGCTGTGTTAGTTGAAACTGCATTTATCAGTAACTATGACGATGAACAATTGCTTGCGAATAGACAAGCTGATTTTGCGCATGCAATAGCAAGAGGCGTGACCGATTATTTTGCATAG
- a CDS encoding fibronectin type III domain-containing protein, with the protein MGVPETTGVLRNSIDEMQVGDYIKCSVQQEDGKIDYKVGSEADELDEIDVNTPPTSANGVFYFLKVDGNRLLADRRIVQRISYSDLDTMGLVKGGTMRCPTQEEFAKYITNSTLDGKISKQSTSVWHGTIEPISEYCDWKSPNFHWKYPEILSDDISSGQISSDGITFKASDNVCITVCNMSGAKYSDIAHQMRWHYSAGDSRSMYIPVYYDKNFTHLDNKPDKGYTDTMSAVTFRPLLEINSDTSVISPTNLTATAGDSQIVLTWIAVDGATSYIVKRSTTLGGTYETIATGVADTSYTDINVTNGTTYYYVVVSVTADRESDNSNEASATPVAMPVDDSKVLLRITMNDSSEREYKVIQTESNNFIEWINSTGRIGDNCYKFADVIDESTEYLIFEKIISFKVIEV; encoded by the coding sequence ATGGGAGTTCCTGAAACAACGGGAGTACTGCGTAATTCAATTGATGAAATGCAGGTAGGAGATTATATAAAATGTTCAGTGCAACAAGAAGATGGTAAAATAGATTATAAAGTTGGATCGGAAGCTGATGAGTTAGACGAAATTGATGTTAATACTCCACCGACATCAGCGAATGGAGTATTTTATTTTCTAAAAGTTGATGGGAATAGATTGTTAGCGGATAGAAGAATTGTACAGCGTATCAGTTATTCCGATCTCGATACAATGGGATTAGTTAAAGGAGGCACAATGAGATGCCCAACTCAAGAGGAATTTGCAAAATATATAACCAATAGCACACTTGATGGAAAAATAAGCAAGCAAAGCACGAGTGTTTGGCATGGAACTATTGAACCTATTAGTGAGTATTGTGATTGGAAGAGTCCAAATTTCCATTGGAAATATCCTGAGATATTATCAGATGATATTTCGTCAGGGCAAATTAGTAGCGATGGTATAACTTTTAAGGCTTCTGATAATGTATGTATAACTGTATGTAATATGAGTGGGGCAAAATACAGTGATATTGCCCATCAAATGAGATGGCATTACTCAGCAGGAGATAGTAGGAGTATGTATATTCCGGTATATTATGATAAAAATTTTACGCATTTAGATAATAAACCCGATAAAGGCTATACTGATACGATGTCTGCTGTTACCTTTAGGCCATTGTTGGAGATTAATTCTGATACATCGGTAATATCCCCAACAAACTTAACTGCCACAGCAGGCGATTCACAAATCGTTTTGACATGGATCGCTGTTGACGGAGCAACCAGTTATATCGTAAAACGTTCTACGACATTGGGTGGAACATATGAAACGATTGCCACTGGTGTCGCTGATACCAGCTATACAGATATTAATGTGACGAATGGAACTACATATTATTATGTGGTGGTTTCAGTAACTGCCGATAGAGAAAGTGACAATTCAAATGAAGCTTCTGCTACACCAGTTGCGATGCCTGTAGATGATAGCAAAGTATTATTACGTATTACAATGAACGATTCCAGTGAACGAGAATACAAAGTAATACAAACCGAATCGAATAACTTCATAGAATGGATTAATAGCACTGGCAGAATCGGTGATAACTGTTACAAATTTGCAGATGTTATTGATGAAAGTACGGAGTACTTGATTTTTGAAAAGATCATTAGTTTTAAGGTGATTGAAGTTTAA
- a CDS encoding YbaK/EbsC family protein — protein MTIHEKLIALLEEHHCTYRLCSHEAEGRSEQIAKIRGNKPSQAMKAIVIMAKMSKKEKQYYLAIVPGDKMLDLDALKTYTNAPKVIFAPKENAKEITECEIGAIPPFSFQENLPLIVDPLVKQNEEIVFNAGELTKSIFMKLDDYIRIVNPPFVKIAKEP, from the coding sequence TTTTAGAAGAACATCACTGCACCTATCGTCTTTGCAGCCATGAAGCAGAAGGACGCAGTGAGCAAATCGCTAAAATTCGCGGTAACAAGCCAAGTCAAGCAATGAAAGCCATTGTTATCATGGCAAAAATGAGTAAAAAAGAAAAGCAATATTATCTAGCCATCGTTCCCGGTGATAAAATGCTGGATTTAGACGCTTTAAAAACATATACCAATGCCCCCAAAGTCATCTTCGCGCCAAAAGAAAACGCAAAAGAAATTACAGAATGTGAAATAGGCGCCATTCCGCCCTTTTCTTTTCAAGAAAACCTCCCGCTTATCGTTGACCCTCTCGTCAAACAAAATGAAGAAATCGTTTTCAACGCCGGCGAACTCACAAAATCAATTTTCATGAAACTAGACGACTATATCCGCATCGTCAACCCCCCCTTCGTAAAAATTGCAAAAGAACCGTGA